Proteins from a genomic interval of Lactococcus protaetiae:
- the clpB gene encoding ATP-dependent chaperone ClpB, whose amino-acid sequence MDIEKMTTTMQESLAAAQQIAQTRHQQAIEIPHLWRIFVQPNSFGANFYQDLGINLDEFTSVIEQEIDKIPSVEGSSVSYGQGLSQDLFKLLNEADQIAKKMGDEYLSTEIVLLALFELRQNSLTQYLTTHGVSRQKADEAVKNLRGGDKVTSQNAEETYKALEKYGVDLVQQVKSGKQDPVIGRDEEIRDVIRVLSRKTKNNPVLIGEPGVGKTAIVEGLAQRIVRKDVPENLKDKTIFSLDMGALIAGAKYRGEFEERLKAVLNEVKKSDGQIILFIDELHTIVGAGKTEGSMDAGNLLKPMLARGELHLIGATTLDEYRKYMETDKALERRFQKVLVTEPTVEDTISILRGLKERFEIHHGVTIHDNALVAAATLSNRYITDRFLPDKAIDLVDEACATIRVEMNSLPTELDQANRRLMQLEIEEAALKKERDDASKKRLEILRAEIAELREENNQLKSQWEAEKKEVGKISEKRNELEQARHELDEAQNDGNLEKAAALRYGKIPEIEKTLKELEEKAKSDDLSLVQESVTEEQIAEVVGRMTGIPITKLVEGEREKLLHLPETLHERVVGQDEAVEAVSDAIIRARAGIQDPNRPLGSFLFLGPTGVGKTELAKALAENLFDSEEHMVRIDMSEYMEKHSVSRLVGAPPGYVGYDEGGQLTEAVRRNPYTIILLDEIEKAHPDVFNILLQVLDDGRLTDSKGVLVDFKNTVLIMTSNVGSQYLLDAVSADGKLSEEVNEAVMAQLRAHFKPEFLNRIDDTIIFKPLSLDNIKNIIVKMTSLLTKRLEEMEVTLELTDEVKTWIAENAYEPAYGARPLKRYLTKVIENPLAKLIVGGKILPKSKVLVELNDGQIDFEIQSISE is encoded by the coding sequence ATGGACATCGAAAAAATGACAACAACAATGCAAGAAAGTCTTGCTGCGGCGCAGCAAATTGCGCAGACGCGGCATCAGCAGGCGATTGAGATTCCGCATTTGTGGCGGATTTTTGTGCAACCGAATAGTTTTGGAGCAAATTTTTATCAGGATTTGGGGATCAATCTGGACGAATTTACGTCCGTGATTGAGCAAGAAATTGACAAGATTCCATCAGTGGAAGGCAGTTCGGTCAGTTATGGGCAAGGGCTGAGTCAAGACTTGTTCAAACTTTTGAATGAAGCAGATCAGATTGCTAAGAAAATGGGCGATGAATATCTCTCAACCGAAATCGTCTTGCTGGCGCTCTTTGAGTTGAGGCAAAATTCATTGACCCAATATCTGACAACGCATGGCGTGAGCAGACAAAAGGCTGATGAAGCCGTGAAAAATCTACGTGGAGGTGATAAAGTGACGAGTCAAAATGCAGAAGAAACTTACAAAGCGCTAGAAAAATACGGTGTGGACCTCGTACAACAGGTCAAATCGGGCAAGCAAGACCCTGTGATTGGGCGTGATGAGGAGATTCGCGATGTGATTCGCGTACTTTCTCGGAAAACGAAAAATAATCCGGTGCTGATTGGTGAGCCGGGTGTTGGTAAAACAGCGATTGTTGAGGGTTTGGCGCAACGGATTGTGCGCAAGGACGTGCCTGAAAATCTGAAAGACAAGACGATTTTCTCGCTGGATATGGGCGCATTGATTGCGGGTGCGAAATATCGGGGCGAGTTTGAAGAACGCTTGAAAGCGGTGCTGAACGAGGTCAAAAAGTCTGATGGGCAAATCATTTTGTTCATTGACGAGCTGCACACGATTGTAGGCGCAGGTAAAACCGAAGGTTCGATGGATGCAGGAAATCTGCTCAAGCCAATGTTGGCACGTGGTGAGCTGCATTTGATTGGTGCGACTACACTCGACGAATATCGTAAATACATGGAAACCGACAAGGCACTAGAACGCCGTTTTCAAAAGGTTTTAGTGACAGAGCCAACGGTTGAGGATACGATTTCCATTTTGCGTGGGCTGAAAGAGCGCTTTGAAATTCATCACGGCGTGACGATTCATGATAACGCGCTCGTGGCAGCTGCAACTCTATCCAATCGCTATATCACTGACCGCTTTTTGCCCGACAAAGCGATTGACCTGGTTGACGAAGCCTGCGCGACCATTCGGGTGGAAATGAATTCTTTGCCCACCGAGCTTGACCAAGCCAATCGTCGTCTGATGCAGCTTGAAATCGAAGAAGCAGCACTCAAAAAAGAACGCGATGATGCGTCTAAAAAACGGCTGGAAATCTTACGTGCCGAAATCGCTGAACTTCGTGAAGAAAATAATCAACTCAAAAGCCAATGGGAAGCGGAGAAAAAGGAAGTCGGCAAGATTTCTGAAAAACGCAACGAGCTAGAACAAGCACGTCATGAGCTTGATGAGGCGCAAAATGACGGCAATCTCGAAAAAGCTGCAGCGCTGCGCTATGGCAAAATTCCTGAAATTGAAAAAACGCTCAAGGAACTTGAAGAGAAGGCGAAATCTGATGATTTGAGTTTGGTGCAAGAGTCTGTCACAGAGGAGCAAATTGCCGAAGTGGTCGGGCGCATGACAGGCATTCCCATTACCAAGCTGGTTGAGGGCGAGCGTGAAAAACTACTCCATCTGCCAGAAACCTTGCACGAGCGTGTGGTGGGGCAAGATGAAGCCGTTGAGGCAGTATCTGATGCTATTATCCGTGCGCGGGCAGGCATTCAAGACCCCAATCGTCCGCTGGGTTCTTTCCTTTTCCTCGGTCCGACTGGGGTCGGTAAGACTGAGCTTGCCAAGGCGTTGGCTGAAAATCTATTTGACAGCGAGGAGCATATGGTGCGGATTGACATGAGCGAGTACATGGAAAAGCACAGTGTATCGCGGCTGGTCGGCGCCCCTCCAGGCTATGTCGGCTACGACGAGGGTGGCCAGCTGACCGAAGCCGTGCGGCGCAATCCTTACACGATTATCCTGCTTGACGAGATTGAAAAAGCGCACCCTGACGTGTTCAATATTCTCTTGCAAGTCTTGGACGACGGGCGTTTGACAGATTCCAAAGGTGTTCTGGTTGATTTCAAAAACACAGTGCTGATTATGACGTCAAATGTTGGCTCGCAGTATTTACTTGACGCTGTCAGTGCTGACGGAAAGCTGTCAGAAGAGGTCAATGAAGCCGTCATGGCGCAACTCCGTGCGCATTTCAAACCCGAGTTTCTCAATCGGATTGACGACACGATTATCTTCAAGCCTTTGTCGCTTGACAACATTAAAAACATTATCGTCAAAATGACGAGTCTGCTGACCAAACGTTTGGAAGAAATGGAAGTGACCCTTGAGCTGACCGACGAGGTCAAGACATGGATTGCCGAAAATGCCTACGAACCAGCCTATGGCGCGCGTCCACTGAAACGCTATCTGACAAAAGTTATTGAAAATCCACTCGCGAAATTGATTGTTGGTGGGAAGATTTTACCGAAATCGAAGGTTTTGGTAGAGTTGAATGATGGGCAGATTGATTTTGAGATTCAGTCTATTTCTGAATAA
- a CDS encoding type I restriction-modification system subunit M, which translates to MTAQNQRQELQRNIWSIADQVRGAVDGWDFKQYILGILFYRFISENFQNYIEAGDPEVHYSDYPDEAISPEIIDDAVKTKGYYIAPSQLFSNVEKTARENADLNTDLKAIFTAIESSAIGYASENDIKGLFDDLDTTSNRLGNTVAEKNKRLADVLEGINQLNFGRFEDNQIDLFGDAYEFLISNYASNAGKSGGEFFTPQSVSALLAKIVMLGKDEHNKINKIYDPACGSGSLLLQARKQFSEHIIEEGFFGQEINMTTYNLARMNMFLHNINYDKFDIKRGDTLINPLHNDDKPFDAIVSNPPYSIKWIGSDDPTLINDDRFSPAGVLAPKSKADFAFIMHALSYLSAKGRAAIVTFPGIFYRGGAEQKIRKYLIDNNFVESVIQLPSNLFFGTSIATCILILAKNKSNTDTFFIDASKEFKKETNNNILTTDNIDKILAHFDKKEELDYFSKAVKFDAIVENNYNLSVSSYVEAEDLTEKIDIDVLNQDIKVTVEKIDKLRADIDEIVKELSK; encoded by the coding sequence ATGACAGCACAAAATCAAAGACAAGAACTACAACGAAATATCTGGTCTATTGCTGACCAAGTTCGTGGCGCTGTGGACGGGTGGGACTTTAAACAGTACATTCTAGGGATTTTGTTCTACCGTTTTATCAGTGAAAACTTTCAAAATTATATAGAAGCAGGTGACCCAGAAGTTCACTATTCGGATTACCCAGATGAAGCGATTAGCCCTGAGATTATTGATGACGCAGTAAAAACGAAGGGTTACTACATTGCACCCAGTCAACTTTTCTCAAATGTTGAGAAGACTGCGCGTGAAAATGCTGATTTGAATACAGACCTCAAAGCAATTTTTACCGCCATCGAATCAAGTGCGATTGGCTATGCTTCGGAAAATGACATCAAAGGTTTGTTTGATGACCTTGATACAACCAGTAATCGCTTAGGAAATACGGTTGCAGAGAAGAATAAACGCTTAGCCGATGTCCTTGAAGGAATCAATCAACTGAACTTTGGTCGTTTTGAAGATAATCAAATCGATCTTTTTGGTGATGCTTATGAATTCTTGATTTCAAACTATGCCTCAAACGCTGGTAAATCAGGAGGCGAATTTTTCACACCTCAATCTGTCTCAGCACTACTAGCTAAAATTGTCATGCTTGGGAAAGATGAACATAATAAAATCAATAAAATCTATGACCCTGCCTGTGGTTCAGGCTCTCTTTTGCTTCAAGCGAGAAAGCAATTCTCAGAGCATATCATCGAAGAAGGTTTCTTTGGTCAAGAAATCAATATGACCACCTATAACCTTGCACGCATGAATATGTTTTTACATAATATCAACTATGATAAATTTGATATTAAACGTGGAGATACGCTTATCAATCCACTGCACAATGATGACAAGCCTTTTGATGCCATTGTCTCTAACCCTCCTTATTCCATCAAATGGATTGGTTCAGATGATCCAACTTTAATTAATGATGACCGCTTTAGTCCAGCAGGTGTTTTAGCGCCCAAATCAAAAGCCGATTTTGCCTTTATCATGCACGCTTTAAGTTATTTGTCCGCCAAAGGTCGTGCCGCGATTGTCACTTTCCCAGGGATTTTTTATCGTGGTGGTGCCGAGCAGAAAATTCGTAAATATTTGATTGACAACAACTTTGTGGAGTCTGTTATCCAACTGCCCAGCAATCTTTTCTTTGGGACAAGTATCGCCACTTGTATCTTGATTTTGGCAAAAAATAAGTCGAATACTGATACATTTTTTATTGATGCAAGCAAAGAGTTCAAAAAAGAAACTAATAATAACATTCTAACGACTGATAACATCGATAAAATCCTTGCTCATTTTGATAAAAAAGAAGAGTTGGACTATTTCTCAAAAGCCGTCAAATTTGATGCGATTGTCGAAAATAACTATAATCTCTCTGTTTCTAGCTATGTGGAAGCAGAGGATTTGACGGAGAAGATTGATATTGATGTACTTAATCAAGACATCAAGGTGACTGTTGAGAAGATTGATAAATTGCGAGCTGATATTGATGAGATTGTGAAGGAGTTAAGTAAATGA
- a CDS encoding Fic family protein, whose translation MKNLILEKLLEERKNGLKGGLYHKTQVSLTYNSNRIEGSKLTEEQTRYVFETKTVGFDADGLPVDDIIETSNHFRAFDYLLDTIEEDLSKKIIKTFHKILKEGTSDSHNAYFNVGDWKKIPNEVGDIKTSLPENVDSDISNLLVEYLTKPAVTFNDLIAFHEHFERIHSFQDGNGQVGRLILFRECLKQDIVPFVIDNDKKLFYYRGLREFATQSGYLIETCLAAQDCL comes from the coding sequence ATGAAAAATCTAATTTTAGAAAAACTCCTAGAAGAACGAAAAAACGGTCTTAAAGGTGGGCTTTATCACAAAACACAAGTCAGCTTGACTTACAATTCCAACCGAATTGAAGGCAGTAAACTGACCGAAGAACAGACGCGCTATGTCTTTGAAACAAAGACGGTTGGTTTTGATGCGGACGGTCTGCCAGTTGATGATATTATCGAAACCAGCAATCATTTTCGAGCGTTTGATTATCTGCTTGACACGATTGAAGAAGATTTGAGCAAGAAAATCATCAAAACTTTTCACAAAATCCTAAAAGAAGGCACAAGCGATAGTCACAATGCTTATTTTAATGTTGGCGATTGGAAAAAAATTCCGAATGAAGTTGGCGATATTAAGACAAGTCTGCCAGAAAATGTCGACTCAGATATTTCCAACCTTCTTGTTGAATATTTGACAAAACCAGCAGTTACTTTTAATGATTTAATCGCTTTTCATGAGCATTTTGAGCGCATTCATTCTTTCCAAGATGGGAATGGTCAAGTTGGACGTTTGATTCTTTTTCGGGAATGCTTGAAACAGGACATTGTGCCCTTTGTGATTGATAATGATAAAAAGTTATTTTACTATCGTGGTTTGCGTGAGTTTGCGACTCAATCGGGTTATTTGATTGAGACTTGTTTAGCGGCGCAAGATTGTTTATAA
- a CDS encoding SIR2 family protein: MKKLREDITKQLRSLAITKQLNFLIGSGVCFDVIPGMGDKAYRNDEIENKPWVSLSVNDKEDVSKKLTAKVSEVSSELLSDSPGEDVANLQKSFDGFMQSIVSVLNLSNSRQTPRSANIFSTNYDLFIEKSADNVLKTNRLVFNDGASGYFERYLDGQNYNRLVSYKGLNDNYISEIPQISLIKPHGSINWQKTSDGKIQIKNEVVSNSEVVNPLGFESEDTFLNNHFHEMLRLFQLELDKPQTVLFVSGFSFQDPHISKMVSRAIQNPELLTYVFAYDDKAKIDILNNIKISERVNFKVLTPRDIFENVEIEDKLTLEVLTEILNGSSLEDLKENGSSK, translated from the coding sequence ATGAAAAAGTTAAGAGAAGATATAACAAAGCAACTTAGAAGTCTAGCAATAACAAAGCAACTGAACTTTTTGATAGGTTCTGGTGTATGTTTTGATGTGATTCCGGGTATGGGTGATAAGGCCTATCGAAATGATGAAATTGAAAATAAACCATGGGTTTCTTTGAGTGTTAATGATAAAGAAGATGTTTCAAAGAAGCTGACAGCCAAAGTATCTGAGGTTAGTAGCGAATTATTGAGTGACAGTCCTGGGGAAGATGTAGCGAATCTACAGAAATCCTTTGATGGATTTATGCAGTCTATTGTGTCTGTATTAAATCTATCGAATTCTCGTCAGACTCCAAGAAGCGCGAATATTTTTTCTACAAATTATGACTTGTTCATTGAAAAATCTGCTGACAATGTCCTGAAAACTAACAGACTAGTTTTTAATGATGGAGCAAGTGGGTATTTTGAGCGTTATTTGGATGGACAAAATTATAATAGATTGGTCTCCTATAAAGGACTTAACGATAACTATATCAGTGAAATCCCACAAATTTCTTTGATTAAACCTCATGGATCAATTAACTGGCAGAAAACCAGTGATGGCAAAATTCAAATAAAGAATGAAGTAGTTTCAAATTCCGAAGTGGTTAATCCTCTAGGTTTTGAATCAGAGGACACATTCTTGAATAATCACTTTCATGAAATGCTTCGTCTTTTTCAACTAGAGTTAGATAAGCCACAAACTGTTTTATTTGTGAGTGGCTTTTCTTTTCAGGACCCTCATATCTCTAAAATGGTCTCGCGTGCTATACAAAATCCTGAATTATTAACTTATGTTTTTGCTTATGACGATAAAGCAAAAATAGATATACTTAATAATATCAAAATATCTGAGAGGGTGAACTTTAAGGTTTTAACACCAAGGGATATTTTTGAAAATGTAGAAATAGAGGATAAGTTGACACTAGAAGTTTTGACCGAGATTCTAAATGGTTCCAGTTTGGAGGATTTGAAAGAAAATGGAAGTTCCAAGTAA